One window of the Trypanosoma brucei gambiense DAL972 chromosome 5, complete sequence genome contains the following:
- a CDS encoding 5'-3' exonuclease, putative, translating to MGVPKFASWLRNKYPAIVTKNCPSSVHGLYIDLNGIIHPCCHNDSDTAIALLPEEEKLECICSELELLVQTVQPKEVMYIAVDGVAPRAKMNQQRARRYMGRAAPAQTGEVASTYMPNKSGMAIVEEVVREFTSTEMAQANDDLDEVRQTLLEDPLYSGALYNEGEEEAGDALNDGDGVNSFCVRSTDDDYESTHENRYVESNQVVDDVFGHRGEVIVDDPTAFEFDSNCISPGTDFMAKVSDAVLNMLNEKMSGNDPTWTRLCVIFSGSNTPGEGEHKIIDFLRTQSSLAQFGGKANHVIVGLDADLIFLALSLHITQVFILRDTTRNPYKRRAVARQQQRERRSRRKRNFIDDTCIISLNPSYIDEEESDGVIGVPVCESSENSSSDTDNESPIESREAHVTTVPNTGFEYFDISVVGGSLISEVSALCDIKKFTPATESAFDKKTLVSSAGYYFFGQPNHIEDGTLPSSTECGSPKGRRSKRVSKKAEAERSWKNFRPCSSPANSKIIDDIIVLSILLGNDFLPHAPSAFSGESALDNLLELYVSEVLPYGFLTKGPHEINLPQLQRLFEAYAKIEAVKFRRFLLFKSTNKENSNSGAEFRKGSNNDNVTVADVAVALHSTIDDRWRDTYLKSTGLSNSVQEACEKYVEGVCFVWRYYTTTTTDSDWSWYYPFYHAPPVIDLAIYLKEANIKRMPLPVVKSTPPDTLVQLLSILPPTSHALLPMVLGEVMVRSPQQAELESTFPLQWNVDYHDSNVVHLATVMLPFADMDVLQQVVDAAWPQLTEEERWRTQKLDFHLVITSNKTSFVPKGDLRKLSDALDTILRRVPSREGVEIRQLYDVPLERYRPRTYSCTVEVPRLSYGADGQVIKRQRRHRHSGQLKGNGEGVIEGKKSNSRVTVVNKGPCFATFLLFLACASVFTAVVLLPCSLASFMQVLSINICAILISFVLGISVHDPSSGCGMSRNNIRQTFVDWLCTECLSLNFSSRTRCFVCRAPFDNRRCLAVFSCTQSADQSLYDPDHSPHIEAVKLQI from the coding sequence ATGTACATCGCCGTCGATGGTGTTGCGCCACGGGCGAAGATGAACCAGCAACGTGCCCGCCGTTATATGGGCCGCGCAGCACCCGCTCAAACTGGGGAAGTTGCCTCCACTTACATGCCAAATAAAAGTGGGATGGCCATTGTAGAGGAGGTGGTGCGTGAGTTTACGTCAACAGAGATGGCGCAAGCCAATGATGACCTCGATGAAGTACGGCAAACGCTATTAGAGGATCCACTCTATAGTGGTGCGTTGTATAATgaaggggaggaagaggcTGGGGATGCCTTGAACGACGGGGACGGGGTTAATTCTTTCTGTGTAAGGAGCACGGATGATGATTATGAGAGTACGCACGAAAATCGTTACGTGGAATCAAACCAGGTGGTTGACGATGTGTTCGGTCACCGTGGCGAAGTTATTGTCGATGACCCTACCGCTTTCGAATTTGATAGCAACTGCATCAGCCCAGGTACCGACTTCATGGCAAAAGTGTCTGACGCTGTGCTTAACATGCTGAATGAGAAAATGTCTGGGAATGACCCCACCTGGACACGGTTGTGTGTGATTTTTTCTGGGTCAAATACAccaggggagggggaacatAAAATCATCGATTTTTTGCGCACGCAGTCTTCACTAGCACAGTTTGGCGGCAAGGCCAATCACGTAATTGTTGGATTAGATGCGGATTTGATTTTCTTGGCGCTATCTTTGCACATCACGCAGGTGTTTATTCTACGTGATACTACAAGAAATCCCTATAAGAGGCGAGCTGTTGCTcgacagcagcagcgggaGAGGCGGTCACGTAGGAAACGTAACTTTATCGACGACACATGCATCATTTCGTTGAATCCCAGTTATATTGATGAGGAGGAGAGCGACGGAGTAATTGGAGTACCCGTGTGTGAAAGCAGCGAAAACTCAAGTAGCGACACCGATAATGAATCCCCTATTGAGAGCAGAGAAGCCCACGTCACAACAGTACCTAACACTGGATTCGAGTATTTTGATATCAGCGTGGTGGGTGGGTCCCTCATCTCAGAGGTGAGTGCTTTGTGTGATATTAAGAAGTTTACTCCCGCGACGGAGTCGGCATTCGACAAGAAAACGCTCGTTTCCTCGGCAGgttattatttctttggtCAACCGAACCATATCGAGGATGGCACCTTGCCGTCTTCTACAGAATGTGGATCACCGAAAGGACGACGTTCTAAAAGGGTTTCAAAGAAAGCTGAGGCAGAAAGAAGTTGGAAGAATTTTAGGCCGTGCTCATCGCCGGCGAACAGCAAAATTATTGACGATATCATTGTACTGTCGATATTGCTTGGTAACGACTTCCTTCCGCACGCGCCAAGCGCGTTTTCAGGAGAAAGTGCCCTCGACAACTTACTGGAGTTATACGTTTCTGAAGTGCTACCATACGGTTTCTTAACGAAAGGGCCTCATGAAATCAACCTACCACAACTTCAACGTCTGTTTGAAGCATATGCAAAGATTGAGGCAGTTAAGTTCCGGCGGTTTCTCTTATtcaaaagcacaaataaagaaaacagcaacagcggcgcCGAATttagaaaaggaagcaacaaTGACAACGTAACCGTTGCTGATGTAGCAGTTGCTCTTCACTCAACCATAGATGATAGGTGGCGCGACACGTACTTGAAGTCAACAGGCCTCTCTAACAGCGTGCAAGAGGCGTGCGAAAAGTATGTTGAAGgagtttgttttgtgtggcGTTACTACACAACAACCACTACCGACTCCGATTGGTCGTGGTATTATCCTTTTTACCATGCTCCACCAGTAATAGACCTTGCAATATACTTAAAGGAAGCCAACATCAAAAGGATGCCGCTTCCTGTGGTGAAGTCCACACCACCGGACACATTAGTGCAATTGCTTTCTATTTTACCGCCTACAAGTCATGCGCTTTTACCCATGGTGCTGGGGGAGGTGATGGTTCGCTCACCGCAACAGGCGGAGCTCGAGAGTACATTTCCCTTGCAGTGGAATGTGGATTACCACGATAGCAACGTAGTACATCTTGCCACCGTAATGCTGCCGTTCGCTGATATGGATGTGCTTCAGCAAGTCGTTGACGCTGCTTGGCCACAACTcacggaggaggaaagatGGCGAACGCAAAAGTTGGACTTCCACCTTGTAATTACCTCAAACAAGACGTCTTTCGTGCCGAAGGGAGATTTGAGGAAGTTGTCCGACGCACTCGATACCATATTGAGACGAGTTCCTTCCCGCGAAGGGGTGGAGATACGACAGCTCTATGATGTTCCTTTGGAGCGATATCGGCCGCGAACGTATTCGTGTACGGTGGAAGTCCCAAGGCTTTCATATGGTGCGGATGGTCAAGTGATCAAGCGGCAACGTCGCCATCGCCACTCAGGCCAACTAAAAGGGAATGGAGAAGGTGTGATTGAAGGGAAGAAGTCAAATTCTCGCGTTACTGTTGTGAACAAAGGTCCATGTTTTGCCACGTTTTTGCTGTTCCTTGCATGTGCCTCTGTTTTCACTGCCGTTGTATTGTTGCCATGCTCTTTAGCGTCCTTTATGCAAGTATTGTCGATAAATATTTGTGCTATATTGATTAGCTTTGTGCTTGGCATCTCCGTCCATGACCCCTCCAGTGGCTGTGGCATGAGCCGCAATAACATTCGGCAGACATTCGTTGATTGGCTATGCACGGAGTGCCTGAGCCTTAACTTTTCATCGAGAACAAGGTGTTTCGTTTGTCGCGCGCCATTTGATAACCGACGCTGCCTCGCTGTATTTAGTTGTACGCAATCCGCCGATCAGTCATTGTACGATCCCGACCACTCGCCGCACATCGAGGCGGTGAAGTTACAAATTTGA